The following proteins are encoded in a genomic region of Micropterus dolomieu isolate WLL.071019.BEF.003 ecotype Adirondacks linkage group LG04, ASM2129224v1, whole genome shotgun sequence:
- the lap3 gene encoding cytosol aminopeptidase: MTMLLLRRAAQAAVRTNHCRSFSASQAHLNERKGLVLGVFEKEGEEGNLHLTEAAAGFDQTVSGKLTELLKISGPAVKKGKSRIFYGIHKDFPCVAVVGLGKNNAGVCGAESWDTSKENIRQAVSAGCRSLQDLEVNHVEVDGCGDAQSAAEGAALGLFQYDQLKSKKKTKVATQLHGSADSVGWEKGVKYAEGQNLARLLMEAPANHITPTAFANTIEEKLAPHAERVTINKRSQAWIEEQQMGAFLSVSKGSEEPPVFLEIHYNGSPDSSQPPLLLVGKGITFDSGGISLKPSPSMDAMRADMGGAATVCASIVTAAALKLPVNIIGLAPLCENMPSGKATKPGDVVTAKNGKTIQVDNTDAEGRLVLADALCYGHTFNPRAIVNVATLTGAMDVALGSAATGVFTNSDWLWEQLHKASVVTGDRVWRMPLFQHYTRQVTDSQLADLNNIGKYSRSGGACTAAAFLREFVTAPHWAHLDIAGVMSNKDEIPYLRKGMSGRPTRTLVEFAAGLAQCG; encoded by the exons ATGACAATGCTTCTTCTGAGGAGAGCCGCGCAGGCGGCGGTGCGGACAAACCACTGCAGGTCGTTTTCTGCGTCACAGGCTCACCTGAACGAGAGAAAA GGTCTGGTGCTGGGAGTGTttgagaaggagggagaggagggcaACCTTCATCTGACAGAGGCAGCCGCAGGTTTTGACCAAACGGTGTCTGGGAAACTCACTGAACTGCTGAAAAT CTCTGGACCAGCGGTCAAGAAAGGCAAAAGCAGAATATTTTATGGAATCCACAAG GACTTCCCGTGTGTTGCAGTAGTCGGGCTGGGTAAGAACAATGCAGGTGTCTGCGGGGCCGAGAGCTGGGACACCAGCAAGGAGAACATCAGACAGGCAGTGTCAG ctggCTGCCGGTCACTTCAGGACCTGGAGGTGAACCACGTGGAGGTGGACGGCTGCGGTGATGCCCAGTCAGCAGCAGAAGGTGCCGCTCTGGGTTTGTTTCAGTATGACCAACTCAAATCCAAGAAGAAGACCAAAGTGGCCACACAGCTTCATGGAAG TGCTGACTCGGTTGGTTGGGAGAAAGGAGTAAAGTATGCAGAAGGCCAGAATCTGGCACGGCTCCTCATGGAAGCTCCTGCCAATCACATCACTCCTACTGCTTTTGCCAACACCATCGAGGAGAAACTAGCGCCGCATGCTGAACGAGTCACAATAAATAAGAG aTCTCAGGCTTGGATAGAGGAGCAACAGATGGGAGCGTTTCTCAGTGTGTCTAAAGGTTCAGAGGAGCCCCCTGTCTTCCTGGAGATACATTACAATGGTTCTCCTGACAGCAGTCAGCCCCCACTGCTCTTAGTGGGCAAGGGCATCACGTTTGACAG TGGTGGTATTTCTTTGAAGCCGTCTCCTTCTATGGATGCAATGAGAGCTGATATGGGGGGAGCTGCCACCGTGTGTGCGTCTAttgtcacagcagcagctctgaaACTGCCAGTCAACATTATTG GTCTGGCTCCCCTTTGTGAGAACATGCCAAGTGGAAAAGCTACTAAACCAGGGGATGTTGTCACAgccaaaaatggaaaaacaatcCAG GTTGACAATACAGATGCAGAGGGCAGACTGGTCCTTGCTGACGCTCTGTGTTATGGACACACCTTCAACCccagagccattgttaatgtcgCTACACTAACAG GTGCCATGGATGTAGCTCTGGGCTCAGCAGCAACTGGAGTATTTACAAACTCTGACTGGCTCTGGGAGCAGCTGCACAAG gctagTGTTGTGACAGGTGACAGAGTGTGGCGGATGCCTCTGTTCCAGCACTACACCAGACAGGTGACTGATAGCCAGCTGGCTGACCTCAACAACATCGGCAAGTACAGCCG TTCTGGCGGTGCATGCACAGCAGCTGCATTCCTGAGAGAGTTTGTCACAGCACCTCATTGGGCCCATCTGGACATCGCTGGTGTGATGAGTAACAAAGATGAAATTCCCTACCTGAGAAAAGGCATGTCTGGAAGACCAACACGTACTCTGGTGGAGTTTGCTGCCGGACTGGCCCAGTgtggctga
- the clrn2 gene encoding clarin-2, whose protein sequence is MPSLWKRITFSVASVLCVGSVALLVVALSTERWVTGRILCKTGADIVNASHPELDQFIGDIYYGLFQGGKAKKCGLGRRHSRIYIFPKLVRTLNGGLHMMVILFLLVAVGFALVSLSFCIYNARKVPYQSIKGHKGIYLWNFIAALFGSLGVLCFLAALRHHRLTERVANYQEKLFVLVVLDDSLDWSFWLGVGSVATHFAVCGVVALSRIKLPKPEIKKPEEPTISSLDLLY, encoded by the exons ATGCCTTCGCTGTGGAAACGGATAACGTTCTCGGTGGCCTCGGTGCTCTGTGTCGGCTCGGTGGCTCTCCTGGTGGTGGCCCTGTCCACGGAGCGGTGGGTCACCGGACGGATCCTGTGTAAAACCGGGGCGGATATAGTGAACGCGTCTCATCCGGAGCTGGACCAGTTCATCGGGGACATATACTACGGCTTGTTCCAGGGAGGAAAGGCCAAGAAGTGCGGGCTCGGCAGGAGGCACTCCAGAATATACA TTTTCCCAAAGCTTGTGCGGACGTTGAACGGCGGCCTTCACATGATGGTGATCCTCTTTCTGCTGGTGGCAGTGGGCTTCGCGTTGGtcagtctgtctttctgtattTACAACGCACGCAAGGTTCCTTACCAGAGCATCAAAGGGCACAAAGGAATCTACCTGTGGAACTTCATTGCTG ctCTTTTTGGTTCCCTAGGTGTGTTGTGTTTCCTGGCAGCCTTGAGGCACCACAGACTGACCGAGCGGGTGGCTAATTATCAGGAGAAACTTTTTGTGCTGGTTGTCCTGGATGACAGCCTAGACTGGTCTTTCTGGCTGGGTGTTGGCAGCGTTGCCACTCACTTTGCCGTCTGTGGGGTGGTTGCCCTGAGTCGGATCAAACTGCCCAAACCGGAGATCAAGAAACCTGAAGAACCCACTATCTCTTCTCTAGACCTGCTCTACTGA
- the med28 gene encoding mediator of RNA polymerase II transcription subunit 28 — MASSMSGMFSGQQPSGAHPVGGPGGPGQPSFPVTATRPPGSNTLVDELEASFEACFASLVSQDYVNGTDQEEIRTGVDQCIQKFLDVARQTECFFLQKRLQLSVQKPEQVVKEDVSELRNELQRKETLVQKHLAKLHHWQQVLEDVSAQHRKPSDLPPPGPLAFLEQASASLPPAPLKPN, encoded by the exons ATGGCGTCGTCCATGAGTGGGATGTTCTCCGGTCAGCAGCCGTCTGGTGCGCATCCAGTCGGGGGTCCCGGTGGACCGGGTCAGCCGAGCTTCCCCGTTACAGCTACCAGGCCCCCGGGAAGCAACACCCTGGTAGATGAACTGGAGGCTTCCTTCGAG GCATGTTTTGCATCCCTGGTAAGCCAAGACTACGTTAATGGTACTGACCAGGAGGAGATTCGAACTG GTGTTGACCAGTGCATACAAAAGTTCCTGGACGTGGCTCGACAAACGGAGTGCTTCTTCTTACAGAAAAGACTTCAGTTGTCTGTGCAGAAACCAGAGCAGGTGGTGAAAGAG GATGTGTCAGAGTTACGTAATGAGCTACAGAGGAAAGAAACGCTGGTTCAGAAACATTTGGCCAAACTACACCACTGGCAACAAGTGCTTGAGGATGTGAGCGCGCAGCACCGCAAACCCTCAGACCTTCCCCCTCCTGGACCGCTGGCCTTTCTGGAGCAGGCCTCTGCGAGTCTCCCCCCTGCCCCTTTAAAACCAAACTAA